One segment of Bacillus alkalisoli DNA contains the following:
- a CDS encoding RNA polymerase sigma factor, with amino-acid sequence MEREWIIQFKNGDSHAFKKLYDLYAEDAIRYAMSITKNSHNAKDVVQEAFIRVYRNIDSFDIDRNFKTWLFTILTNECYRYLKKESENIKLVDNNIPTSVQQESEDFMYLHEALENLDAINKTPIILKYLNGFSEKEIASMLNLNLNTVKSRLFKGREKLKRLIGSDYVG; translated from the coding sequence GTGGAACGAGAATGGATTATTCAATTTAAAAATGGCGATTCTCATGCATTTAAAAAACTATATGACCTATATGCAGAAGATGCAATCAGATATGCCATGTCCATTACAAAAAACAGCCACAACGCAAAAGACGTTGTTCAAGAAGCGTTTATACGAGTTTATCGAAACATAGACTCGTTTGATATAGATCGAAATTTTAAAACTTGGCTTTTCACCATATTAACTAATGAATGCTATCGTTACTTAAAGAAAGAATCCGAAAACATAAAGCTTGTCGATAACAACATTCCAACTAGCGTCCAACAAGAATCAGAAGACTTTATGTATTTACATGAAGCATTAGAAAACTTAGATGCCATTAATAAAACACCAATTATATTAAAATATTTAAACGGTTTCTCAGAAAAAGAAATCGCTAGCATGCTTAACTTAAATTTAAACACAGTCAAGTCACGATTATTTAAAGGTAGAGAAAAGCTAAAACGGTTAATTGGGAGTGATTATGTTGGCTAA
- a CDS encoding bifunctional metallophosphatase/5'-nucleotidase gives MKQFRILHTNDIHSYFETYPKLATFLEKQQDTIPTRLMDIGDNMDRFHPITEATSGKINTLMLNKLGYDYVTFGNNEGITLDYNALSELYDSATFQVLAANLYEKDKKRPDWLSPYVIENINGMNIGFIGVTVYYKLFYDLLGWYIIDPFEAMESCLQNIKDKTDAIIVLSHLGISDDEQLASRFPEIDVILGGHTHHVLPEGKMIGNTLLCGAGKHGAYIGEVNIAIEGNQIHKSCLLHSLNDVDSNKELEQEINDAYNLAKKSLSEPIVHISYPLISRWFEQSPLASTLAEALKEWCRADIGMVNNGVILNNLEAGVISAEQIHRICPHPINPCKVELKGEELREIILEANKEEHEQIRVKGLGFRGEVMGKMSFSNLEIIYGQNKDGVKIIKEILVANVPLKLAETYSVGTIDMFTFGKWFPTIKRAKKQFYMPELLRDVLTWKLKKLTKEMCK, from the coding sequence ATGAAGCAGTTCCGCATACTTCACACGAATGATATACATAGTTACTTTGAGACATATCCAAAACTAGCGACATTCTTAGAAAAACAACAAGATACTATTCCGACTCGATTAATGGATATTGGTGACAATATGGACCGTTTTCATCCAATAACAGAAGCAACTAGTGGAAAAATAAACACGCTCATGCTAAACAAATTAGGCTATGATTACGTGACGTTCGGAAACAATGAAGGAATTACTTTAGATTATAATGCTCTTTCCGAATTGTATGACTCAGCTACTTTCCAAGTGCTAGCCGCAAACCTATATGAAAAAGATAAAAAAAGGCCGGATTGGCTCTCACCATATGTAATTGAAAATATAAATGGTATGAATATAGGATTTATTGGCGTTACGGTCTATTATAAGCTTTTCTATGATTTGCTTGGGTGGTACATTATAGACCCGTTCGAAGCAATGGAATCTTGTTTACAAAACATAAAAGATAAAACAGATGCCATCATTGTGTTATCTCATCTTGGTATTTCCGATGATGAACAACTTGCAAGCAGATTTCCAGAAATAGATGTCATTTTAGGTGGTCACACTCATCACGTATTACCAGAAGGAAAGATGATAGGAAATACGCTACTTTGTGGCGCAGGAAAACATGGAGCTTATATTGGAGAGGTAAACATAGCAATAGAAGGCAATCAAATTCATAAATCATGTCTTTTACATTCATTAAATGATGTTGATTCTAACAAGGAGCTAGAACAAGAAATTAACGACGCCTACAACCTAGCGAAGAAATCTCTAAGTGAGCCAATTGTCCATATTAGCTACCCATTAATAAGCAGATGGTTTGAGCAGTCACCATTAGCCTCTACGCTTGCCGAAGCATTAAAGGAGTGGTGTAGGGCTGATATAGGAATGGTCAACAACGGAGTTATTCTAAACAACTTAGAAGCTGGGGTAATTTCTGCTGAACAAATTCATCGAATATGTCCCCACCCTATTAATCCTTGTAAAGTGGAGTTAAAAGGGGAAGAATTAAGAGAAATTATACTAGAAGCAAACAAAGAAGAACATGAACAAATTCGTGTAAAAGGACTAGGATTTCGCGGAGAAGTGATGGGGAAAATGTCTTTTTCTAATTTGGAAATTATTTATGGACAAAACAAAGATGGAGTAAAAATAATAAAAGAAATCTTAGTCGCTAACGTACCACTAAAACTAGCTGAAACTTATAGTGTTGGAACAATTGATATGTTCACGTTCGGCAAATGGTTCCCAACCATTAAAAGAGCAAAAAAACAATTCTACATGCCCGAATTGCTCAGAGATGTACTTACTTGGAAACTAAAAAAGCTAACAAAAGAAATGTGCAAATGA
- a CDS encoding YunC family protein, with protein sequence MVEMKPIIINGEQFTAVIVKLPKTNFMAVTAEKGYIMCGALDVALLNEKLKDRGIIAGRAVGVRTIEQLLEAPLESVTIEAENRGIHVGMPGKEALLKML encoded by the coding sequence ATGGTCGAAATGAAACCAATTATCATAAATGGAGAACAGTTTACTGCTGTAATCGTTAAGTTACCTAAAACGAACTTTATGGCAGTAACTGCAGAAAAAGGCTATATAATGTGCGGTGCCCTCGATGTTGCATTATTGAATGAAAAATTAAAGGATCGTGGGATTATTGCTGGAAGAGCAGTTGGCGTTCGAACAATCGAGCAGTTGCTTGAAGCCCCGTTAGAATCTGTCACGATAGAAGCAGAAAACAGAGGGATTCATGTTGGAATGCCAGGTAAAGAAGCACTATTAAAAATGCTTTAA
- a CDS encoding DUF72 domain-containing protein: protein MIYIGVTGWGDHDSLYTSGISTRDKLKEYAAHFPTVEVDSSFYAIQPTRNVEKWVKDTPENFKFIVKAYQGMTGHQRGEIPFETKEEMFHAFKQSIVSFIESNKLAMVLFQFPPWFDCKSEHVQYIRWCKQQMGDIEVALEFRHQSWFHPQFEQKTLQFMEQGKWIHSICDEPQAGSGSIPTVLHPTTKHKTLIRMHGRNKHGWTRPAKGTDWREVRYLYDYNQEELHQWKNHVEQLSKVSKDIYILFNNNSGGHAANNAKQFIEMLNIEYEGLAPKQLDLF, encoded by the coding sequence ATGATTTATATAGGAGTAACTGGATGGGGTGACCATGATAGTTTATATACTAGCGGTATTTCCACTCGTGATAAATTAAAAGAATACGCAGCACACTTTCCTACAGTGGAAGTTGACTCCTCTTTTTATGCCATTCAACCAACACGTAACGTGGAAAAATGGGTAAAAGACACACCAGAAAACTTCAAGTTTATCGTAAAAGCATATCAAGGTATGACTGGGCATCAGCGTGGAGAAATTCCATTTGAAACAAAAGAAGAAATGTTTCACGCTTTTAAACAATCCATCGTTTCATTTATAGAATCGAACAAACTAGCAATGGTATTGTTTCAATTTCCACCTTGGTTTGACTGCAAATCAGAACATGTTCAATACATACGTTGGTGCAAACAGCAAATGGGGGATATAGAAGTAGCATTAGAATTTCGTCATCAATCATGGTTTCACCCACAATTTGAACAAAAAACATTACAATTCATGGAACAAGGAAAATGGATACATAGTATTTGTGATGAACCACAAGCAGGCTCAGGATCTATTCCAACCGTTCTCCATCCTACAACGAAACATAAAACACTTATAAGAATGCACGGTCGAAACAAGCATGGTTGGACAAGACCAGCAAAAGGGACCGACTGGCGTGAAGTAAGGTACTTATATGATTACAATCAGGAAGAACTCCATCAATGGAAAAATCACGTGGAACAACTTTCAAAAGTGAGTAAAGATATATACATTCTATTCAATAACAACTCCGGCGGTCATGCCGCAAACAACGCCAAACAATTCATTGAGATGTTAAACATCGAATATGAAGGACTAGCCCCAAAACAACTCGATCTATTCTAA
- a CDS encoding Na+/H+ antiporter NhaC family protein, producing MEGTIFSLIPPVLAIIMVILTRRVLISLGAGIVAAALLLADFNPIEMATIIFNAVLAIFYSVNDKAIETWYVYILLFLIILGIITAFISILGGSRAFGEWALDRVKTRRGSKFLTAILGIVIFIDDYFNALAVGQISRPLTDRHKVSRAKLAYLIDSTSAPICVVSPISSWGAYIIGIIGGILVTHNVANMSALSAFIQMIPMNLYVLSALLMVFLVSYFNVNIGAMKTHEARAMEKGQLFDPEKEVPGQLSEDLPSSTKGSIGNLVWPIVSLVVGVVSAMLWTGYSALDGDVTLLAIFEETDPSAALLYGGIFALIVTVALFFRQVKSGDVSSSVFTKGLAAGAKSMLPAIYILLFAWTITSLIDALETGVYLADVVEKSNMNIAWLPVIVFIIAGFTAFATGTSWGTFALLLPIGGQIAAATNIELLLPVLAAVLAGAVFGDHCSPISDTTILSSTGANCNHIDHVLTQLPYALISAGVASLGFIALGLTGSTLVGLLVIVVSFVIVGFVFRGMKAAT from the coding sequence ATGGAAGGAACAATTTTTTCATTAATTCCTCCAGTGTTAGCCATTATAATGGTTATCCTGACGAGGCGTGTACTTATTTCACTTGGAGCCGGTATCGTTGCTGCAGCATTGTTGCTAGCAGACTTTAATCCAATTGAAATGGCGACGATTATTTTTAACGCAGTATTAGCTATTTTCTATTCAGTTAACGATAAAGCAATTGAAACTTGGTATGTTTACATTCTATTATTCTTAATTATTTTAGGTATTATTACGGCATTTATTTCTATATTAGGTGGAAGTCGTGCATTCGGCGAGTGGGCATTAGATCGTGTGAAGACGAGAAGAGGTTCTAAATTTTTAACTGCTATTTTAGGAATTGTCATTTTTATCGATGATTATTTTAATGCGCTTGCAGTTGGGCAAATTAGTCGTCCTTTAACAGATCGTCACAAAGTTTCTAGAGCAAAATTAGCCTATTTAATTGACTCTACATCAGCACCAATTTGTGTTGTTTCGCCAATTTCTAGTTGGGGTGCGTACATTATTGGTATTATCGGTGGTATTTTAGTAACACATAATGTAGCAAACATGTCGGCATTAAGTGCATTTATTCAAATGATTCCAATGAACTTATATGTGCTTTCTGCTTTATTAATGGTGTTTTTAGTAAGTTACTTCAATGTAAATATTGGAGCAATGAAAACGCATGAAGCTCGTGCGATGGAAAAAGGTCAATTATTCGATCCGGAAAAAGAAGTGCCAGGTCAATTATCGGAAGACTTACCGTCTAGCACGAAAGGCTCTATCGGAAACTTAGTATGGCCGATTGTATCGTTAGTAGTTGGTGTAGTGTCTGCAATGTTATGGACTGGTTACTCGGCTTTAGATGGCGATGTAACGCTATTAGCGATTTTTGAAGAAACAGATCCTTCTGCAGCTTTATTATATGGTGGAATCTTTGCGTTAATTGTCACGGTTGCGTTGTTCTTCCGTCAAGTGAAGAGTGGAGATGTTAGCAGTTCTGTATTTACAAAAGGCTTAGCGGCTGGTGCAAAATCCATGCTACCTGCCATCTATATTTTATTATTTGCATGGACGATTACAAGTTTAATTGATGCGTTAGAAACAGGAGTATATTTAGCGGATGTGGTTGAAAAATCGAATATGAACATCGCTTGGTTACCTGTTATTGTATTTATCATTGCAGGATTTACAGCATTTGCAACTGGAACTTCATGGGGAACTTTTGCTTTGCTTTTACCAATCGGTGGCCAAATTGCTGCAGCTACGAACATTGAGTTATTATTACCTGTGTTAGCAGCGGTTTTAGCTGGAGCGGTATTTGGTGATCATTGTTCACCAATTTCAGATACAACCATTCTTTCTTCCACAGGGGCAAACTGTAATCACATTGACCATGTGTTAACGCAACTGCCTTACGCTTTAATTAGTGCAGGTGTAGCGTCTTTAGGATTTATCGCATTAGGTCTGACTGGTAGCACATTAGTAGGCTTACTAGTGATAGTTGTAAGTTTTGTAATAGTCGGGTTTGTATTTAGAGGAATGAAAGCAGCAACATAA
- a CDS encoding HD-GYP domain-containing protein translates to MRLLHTKSLKPGMKLAKSIYNESGRILLKSGIPLTDRMISRLIQLKVTFVYLEDARTNDIIIPSMVSDRVKTEALQTITETFEAFKGEKLSKWFIMDQSTKQLKDLIQLLLSDMKGNNEVSTLLTDVFVHDNYVFTHSLNVTIYALSIGLKLGLPQKDLEILGLGGILHDVGKMLVPLEVLNKPGKLTSEEFVEMKSHTTKGFDLIRKMHTVPLLVAHCAFQHHERLNGSGYPRGIKEKDIHLFGKILAVADVFDAVTSHRVYRDAMLPHEGLEILYGGSGSLYDPAIIDAFRKSVAIYPYGLAVELSDNRKAIVIGQNKEMTERPILRVIEENGNELETPYDINLKEQLDVTIVKCNDKESIAAVS, encoded by the coding sequence ATGAGATTATTACATACTAAATCATTGAAGCCAGGAATGAAGCTTGCTAAATCCATTTATAACGAAAGTGGAAGAATCTTGCTTAAAAGCGGAATTCCACTAACAGATAGAATGATTTCACGTCTAATCCAACTAAAAGTAACTTTTGTTTATTTAGAAGATGCGAGAACGAATGATATTATTATTCCATCCATGGTATCAGACCGTGTTAAAACAGAGGCATTACAAACAATAACTGAAACGTTCGAAGCATTTAAAGGTGAGAAACTTAGTAAGTGGTTTATAATGGACCAATCTACCAAACAATTAAAAGATTTAATACAACTACTACTTTCTGATATGAAGGGGAATAATGAAGTTTCTACTTTATTAACAGATGTATTTGTTCATGATAACTATGTATTTACCCATTCATTAAATGTAACCATATATGCACTTTCTATCGGCTTAAAACTTGGCTTGCCTCAAAAAGACTTAGAGATATTAGGTCTAGGTGGGATATTACATGATGTTGGCAAAATGCTAGTACCTTTAGAAGTACTGAATAAACCTGGAAAACTTACGAGTGAAGAATTTGTGGAAATGAAAAGCCATACAACAAAAGGCTTTGATTTAATCCGAAAAATGCATACGGTGCCACTTCTTGTTGCACATTGTGCTTTCCAACACCACGAACGATTAAATGGTAGTGGATATCCTAGAGGCATTAAAGAAAAAGACATACACTTATTTGGCAAAATTTTAGCTGTAGCAGATGTGTTTGATGCAGTTACTTCTCATCGAGTATATCGTGATGCAATGTTACCTCATGAAGGGTTAGAGATTTTATATGGAGGATCAGGTTCTCTATATGATCCAGCCATCATTGATGCATTCAGAAAATCAGTAGCCATTTATCCGTATGGCTTAGCGGTTGAACTTAGTGATAATCGTAAAGCAATTGTCATTGGACAGAACAAAGAGATGACAGAACGCCCAATTTTACGTGTAATAGAAGAAAATGGAAACGAATTAGAAACTCCATATGATATAAACCTTAAAGAGCAACTAGATGTAACAATTGTTAAGTGTAACGATAAAGAGAGTATAGCGGCAGTTAGCTAA